In the genome of Pseudomonas putida, one region contains:
- the mdeB gene encoding alpha-ketoglutarate dehydrogenase, which produces MMNPNEPLTAQDTDLDSDPAETREWCEALESALAHCGPARARYLLQRLQSHALELGLARDALPFSAYRNTLSVEQQGAYPGDLEMDERITGILRWNALAMVVRANHAYGDLGGHIASYASAAEIFEVGFQHFFRGESGGERRSADLVFFQPHSAPGIYARAFLEGRLSEAQLASYRQEVAGNGLCSYPHPWLMPDFWQFPTGSMGIGPLNAIYQARFMRYLQHRGVLETDSRHVWGVFGDGEMDEPESTAGLTLAAREGLDNLTFIVNCNLQRLDGPVRGNGQIIQELEALFSGAGWNVIKVLWGSEWDALFARDHEHVLLRQLAATPDGQFQTLGAKDGTYNLEHFFNQQPALRRLVAHMSSDEINALKRGGHDFRKLHAAYAAAKACKGRPTVILAKTKKGYGMSSAGESRMTAHQAKKLDVQALLAFRDRFHLPLSDDAVEQLRFYRPAEDSPEMRYLRKQRAALGGTLPVRRSDCRRLALPDLETFGGFALHAADKEMSTTMAAVRLLGHWLKAPELGPRVVPIVADEARTFGMASLFRQIGIYSSCGQRYEPEDAGSLLSYKEARDGQLLEEGITEAGAISSWVAAATSYAVHGEPMLPVYIYYSMFGFQRVGDLIWAAADQRARGLLLGATAGRTTLGGEGLQHQDGSSLVMAALVPNCRAWDPCFAGELAVILDHAARRMLVEQCDEFHYVAVMNENYPQPSLPDAVRGDVLRGMYRFARQQALQPRAKVRLLGAGAILREVIAASELLATEWQVDSDVFSVTSFSELAREARDTQRAAIQGREASSYVSQCLAGDDPVVAASDYARAWPQLIAEYVQAPYMTLGTDGFGRSDTRQQLRRFFEVDRYSVVMAALYSLMRQGRLGEEVLGQARARYEIADGVAPWCR; this is translated from the coding sequence ATGATGAATCCGAACGAGCCATTGACGGCCCAAGATACTGACCTGGACAGTGACCCGGCTGAAACCCGCGAATGGTGCGAAGCGCTCGAATCGGCCTTGGCCCATTGCGGGCCAGCCCGAGCGCGCTATTTATTGCAGCGCCTGCAAAGCCATGCCCTGGAATTAGGGCTGGCGCGTGATGCCCTGCCATTTTCTGCCTACCGCAACACCTTGTCGGTGGAGCAGCAAGGCGCCTATCCGGGCGATCTGGAGATGGATGAGCGCATCACCGGCATCCTGCGCTGGAACGCCCTGGCCATGGTGGTGCGGGCCAATCACGCCTATGGCGATCTGGGCGGGCATATCGCCAGCTATGCCTCGGCGGCGGAGATCTTCGAGGTGGGCTTCCAGCACTTTTTCCGTGGAGAGAGCGGTGGCGAGCGACGCTCGGCCGACCTGGTGTTCTTCCAGCCCCATTCCGCCCCGGGTATCTATGCCCGGGCGTTTCTCGAAGGGCGCTTGAGCGAGGCGCAACTGGCCAGCTATCGCCAGGAAGTCGCCGGCAATGGCCTGTGCTCTTATCCACACCCGTGGTTGATGCCCGACTTCTGGCAGTTTCCGACCGGCTCCATGGGGATTGGCCCGCTCAACGCCATCTACCAGGCGCGCTTCATGCGCTATTTACAGCATCGCGGCGTCCTCGAGACTGATTCACGGCATGTCTGGGGCGTGTTCGGCGATGGCGAGATGGATGAGCCAGAATCCACGGCGGGCCTGACCCTGGCGGCGCGCGAAGGGTTGGACAACCTGACGTTCATCGTCAACTGCAACCTGCAACGCCTGGATGGCCCGGTGCGTGGCAATGGGCAGATCATCCAGGAACTCGAGGCGTTGTTCAGCGGCGCAGGCTGGAACGTGATCAAGGTGCTCTGGGGTTCGGAGTGGGATGCCCTGTTCGCTCGCGACCACGAGCATGTGCTGCTGCGTCAGTTGGCGGCGACGCCAGACGGGCAGTTCCAGACCCTTGGTGCCAAGGATGGCACCTACAACCTCGAGCACTTTTTCAACCAGCAGCCGGCGCTGCGACGTCTGGTGGCGCACATGAGCTCCGACGAAATCAACGCCCTCAAGCGGGGTGGTCACGATTTTCGCAAACTGCACGCGGCCTATGCCGCGGCCAAGGCCTGCAAGGGGCGGCCGACGGTGATCCTGGCCAAGACCAAGAAGGGCTATGGCATGAGCAGCGCCGGCGAATCGCGGATGACCGCGCACCAGGCCAAGAAGCTCGATGTCCAGGCGCTGCTGGCGTTCCGTGATCGCTTCCATTTGCCCCTATCGGACGACGCCGTGGAGCAACTGCGCTTCTATCGGCCTGCCGAGGACAGCCCGGAAATGCGTTACCTGCGCAAACAACGGGCGGCATTGGGCGGGACGTTGCCGGTGCGGCGCAGCGACTGTCGTCGCCTGGCGCTGCCGGATCTGGAAACCTTCGGCGGTTTCGCCCTGCATGCCGCGGACAAGGAAATGTCCACCACCATGGCTGCCGTGCGGCTGCTCGGGCATTGGTTAAAGGCGCCGGAGCTGGGGCCGCGGGTGGTGCCGATCGTCGCCGATGAGGCGCGTACCTTCGGCATGGCCAGTTTGTTCAGGCAGATCGGAATCTATTCGTCCTGCGGGCAGCGCTACGAGCCTGAGGATGCCGGGTCCCTGCTCAGCTACAAAGAGGCACGGGACGGCCAACTGCTGGAGGAGGGGATCACCGAGGCTGGGGCGATTTCTTCGTGGGTGGCGGCGGCTACGTCCTACGCGGTACACGGCGAACCTATGTTGCCGGTGTACATCTATTACTCGATGTTCGGGTTCCAGCGCGTGGGCGATCTGATCTGGGCCGCTGCTGACCAGCGCGCCCGTGGCCTGCTGCTGGGCGCCACGGCCGGGCGTACCACCTTGGGCGGCGAAGGGTTGCAGCACCAGGACGGCTCCAGCCTGGTGATGGCGGCGCTGGTGCCCAATTGCCGGGCGTGGGATCCGTGTTTTGCCGGCGAATTGGCGGTCATACTCGATCACGCGGCCCGGCGCATGCTGGTGGAGCAGTGCGACGAGTTCCACTACGTGGCAGTGATGAACGAAAACTATCCACAGCCTTCGCTGCCCGACGCCGTACGGGGCGATGTGCTGCGCGGCATGTACCGTTTCGCCAGGCAGCAAGCCCTGCAGCCACGTGCCAAAGTGCGGTTGCTCGGCGCCGGGGCGATTCTGCGTGAAGTGATCGCTGCCAGCGAGCTGCTTGCCACCGAATGGCAGGTGGACAGCGACGTCTTCAGTGTCACCAGTTTCAGCGAACTGGCGCGTGAGGCACGGGACACGCAACGGGCGGCAATCCAGGGGCGTGAGGCGAGCAGCTATGTGAGCCAGTGCCTGGCCGGTGATGATCCGGTGGTCGCCGCCAGCGACTATGCCCGGGCCTGGCCGCAACTGATCGCCGAATATGTGCAGGCGCCTTACATGACACTGGGCACTGATGGTTTCGGGCGCAGCGATACACGTCAGCAGTTGCGGCGCTTCTTCGAGGTGGATCGGTACAGTGTGGTGATGGCGGCGCTGTACAGCCTGATGAGGCAAGGGCGGTTGGGCGAGGAGGTGTTGGGGCAGGCGAGGGCACGGTATGAAATCGCTGACGGTGTGGCCCCTTGGTGTCGATGA
- a CDS encoding tryptophan--tRNA ligase has protein sequence MTTRILTGITTTGTPHLGNYAGAIRPAIVASQQPGADSFYFLADYHALIKCDDPQRIQRSRLEIAATWLAGGLDPDKVTFYRQSDIPEIPELTWLLTCVAAKGLLNRAHAYKASVDKNVEAGEDPDAGVTMGLFSYPVLMAADILMFNAHKVPVGRDQIQHVEMARDIGQRFNHLFGQGKDFFTLPEAVIEETVATLPGLDGRKMSKSYDNTIPLFTSAKDMKDAISRIVTDSRAPGEPKDADNSHLFTLFQAFATPAQSAEFREELLQGLGWGEAKQRLFQLLDGQLAEKREHYHQLISRPSDLEDILLAGAAKARKIATPFLEQLREAVGLRSFRTSVQASAEVKKKAAKTARFISFRDDDGSFRFRLLAADGEQLLLSRSFADGKSAGAVSKQLQQGGEADVRVEGLGFSLWLNGEQVADGPQFQTGEARDAAIESLRAALQPQD, from the coding sequence ATGACTACGCGCATTCTCACCGGTATCACCACCACCGGCACCCCGCACCTGGGCAACTACGCCGGCGCCATCCGCCCTGCGATCGTCGCCAGCCAGCAGCCCGGTGCCGACTCGTTCTACTTCCTGGCCGACTATCACGCCTTGATCAAATGCGACGATCCACAGCGCATCCAGCGTTCGCGCCTGGAGATCGCCGCCACCTGGCTGGCCGGTGGCCTGGATCCGGACAAGGTCACCTTCTATCGCCAGTCCGACATCCCTGAGATCCCTGAGCTGACCTGGCTTTTGACCTGCGTCGCCGCCAAGGGCCTGCTCAACCGCGCCCACGCCTACAAGGCCTCGGTGGACAAGAACGTCGAAGCCGGCGAAGACCCGGACGCCGGCGTCACCATGGGCCTGTTCAGCTATCCGGTGCTGATGGCCGCGGACATCCTGATGTTCAACGCCCACAAGGTGCCGGTCGGCCGTGACCAGATCCAGCACGTGGAGATGGCTCGCGACATCGGCCAGCGCTTCAACCACCTGTTCGGCCAGGGCAAGGACTTCTTCACCCTGCCGGAGGCGGTGATCGAGGAAACCGTGGCGACGCTGCCGGGTCTGGACGGTCGCAAGATGTCCAAGAGCTACGACAACACCATCCCGCTGTTCACCAGCGCCAAGGACATGAAAGACGCGATCTCGCGCATCGTCACCGACTCCCGCGCGCCGGGCGAGCCGAAAGATGCGGACAACTCGCACCTGTTCACCCTGTTCCAGGCCTTCGCCACGCCCGCGCAGTCGGCCGAATTCCGGGAAGAGCTGTTGCAGGGCCTGGGTTGGGGGGAGGCCAAGCAGCGTCTGTTCCAGTTGCTCGACGGCCAGTTGGCCGAAAAGCGTGAGCACTACCACCAATTGATTTCGCGCCCATCCGACCTGGAAGACATTCTCCTGGCGGGTGCCGCCAAGGCCCGCAAGATCGCCACGCCGTTCCTCGAGCAACTGCGCGAGGCGGTAGGCCTGCGTTCGTTCCGCACCAGCGTCCAGGCCAGCGCCGAAGTGAAGAAGAAAGCTGCCAAGACTGCGCGTTTCATTAGTTTCCGCGACGACGACGGCAGCTTCCGCTTCCGCCTGTTGGCCGCCGATGGCGAACAACTGCTGCTCTCGCGCAGCTTCGCCGACGGCAAGAGCGCAGGCGCCGTGAGCAAGCAGTTGCAGCAGGGGGGGGAGGCGGATGTGCGTGTCGAAGGCCTGGGCTTCTCGCTCTGGCTGAACGGCGAGCAGGTTGCCGATGGGCCGCAGTTCCAGACCGGCGAGGCCCGTGACGCGGCCATCGAGAGCCTGCGCGCAGCCTTGCAGCCTCAAGACTGA
- a CDS encoding Lrp/AsnC family transcriptional regulator, translating into MPSTLDRTDRALLAALQDNARLTVAELADQVSLTTSPCWRRVKLLEDNGYITGYQAILSPKSLGFGVTAFVSIMMDSHTKEMALAFERKLLEIPEIVACHNISGRYDFLLEILARDLESFGEFTREVLQRLPGVKEIYSSFSYKAVKERRVIPVSEKHI; encoded by the coding sequence ATGCCTTCAACCCTCGACCGCACCGACCGTGCCCTGCTCGCGGCCTTGCAGGACAACGCCCGCCTCACCGTCGCCGAACTCGCCGACCAAGTATCCCTGACCACCTCGCCCTGCTGGCGGCGCGTCAAGCTGCTGGAGGACAACGGCTACATCACCGGCTATCAAGCCATCCTCTCGCCCAAGTCGCTGGGCTTTGGCGTGACCGCCTTCGTGAGCATCATGATGGATTCGCACACCAAGGAAATGGCTCTGGCCTTCGAAAGGAAGCTGCTGGAGATCCCCGAGATCGTCGCCTGCCACAACATTTCCGGGCGCTACGATTTCTTGCTGGAGATCCTTGCGCGGGACCTGGAATCGTTCGGGGAATTTACCCGGGAGGTGTTGCAGCGTTTGCCGGGAGTGAAGGAGATCTATTCGAGCTTTTCGTACAAGGCGGTGAAAGAACGGCGAGTGATTCCGGTGTCGGAAAAACACATATGA
- a CDS encoding YhcB family protein has product MELSLLVWLLPTLALVVGVVVGFVVARLLPNAAPSSTQRQLDDIQQRFDSYQNEVVTHFNSTASLVKKLTQSYQDVQDHLADGANRLALDDVTRQRLLAALHSEAAQGPRDRLTPPKDTAEVPRDYAPKTPNSPGMLDESYGLKR; this is encoded by the coding sequence GTGGAACTCTCGCTCCTTGTTTGGTTGTTGCCGACCCTGGCCCTCGTCGTCGGCGTGGTGGTGGGCTTCGTCGTTGCCCGTCTGCTGCCCAACGCAGCGCCCAGCAGCACCCAACGTCAGCTGGATGACATCCAGCAGCGCTTCGATAGCTACCAGAACGAAGTGGTCACCCACTTCAACAGCACCGCTTCGCTGGTCAAGAAACTGACCCAGAGCTACCAGGACGTCCAGGACCACCTCGCCGACGGTGCCAACCGCCTGGCCCTCGACGACGTGACCCGCCAACGCCTGCTGGCCGCCCTGCATTCCGAAGCGGCCCAGGGCCCACGTGATCGCCTGACCCCGCCCAAGGACACCGCCGAAGTGCCTCGCGACTACGCGCCGAAGACGCCGAACTCGCCGGGCATGCTCGACGAGAGCTACGGCCTCAAGCGCTGA
- a CDS encoding methionine gamma-lyase, whose translation MRDSNNNTGFSTRAIHHGYDPLSHGGALVPPVYQTATYAFPTVEYGAACFAGEESGHFYSRISNPTLALLEQRMASLEGGEAGLALASGMGAITSTLWTLLRPGDELIVGRTLYGCTFAYLHHGIGEFGVKILHVDLNDEKALKAAITPKTRMIYFESPANPNMHLVDIAAVAQAVGGRDIHIVVDNTYCTPYLQRPLELGADLVVHSATKYLSGHGDITAGLVVGRKALIDRIRLEGLKDMTGAVLSPHDASLLMRGMKTLALRMERHCSNAQQLAEYLARQPQVELIHYPGLPSFAQHALAQRQMRLPGGMIAFELKGGIEAGRRFMNALQLFSRAVSLGDAESLAQHPASMTHSSYTPQERAHHGISEGLVRLSVGLEDIDDLMADIAQALKACA comes from the coding sequence ATGCGCGACTCCAATAACAACACCGGTTTTTCCACGCGGGCCATCCATCATGGCTATGACCCGCTTTCCCACGGCGGCGCGCTGGTGCCGCCGGTGTATCAGACCGCCACCTATGCCTTCCCGACCGTCGAGTACGGCGCCGCCTGTTTTGCAGGTGAGGAGAGTGGGCATTTCTACAGCCGCATTTCCAACCCGACCCTGGCCTTGCTCGAACAACGCATGGCATCGCTCGAAGGTGGCGAAGCTGGGCTGGCGTTGGCTTCGGGCATGGGGGCCATCACCTCGACGCTATGGACGCTGCTACGACCGGGCGATGAACTGATCGTCGGGCGTACCCTGTATGGCTGCACCTTCGCCTATCTGCACCATGGCATCGGCGAGTTCGGGGTCAAGATCCTGCACGTTGACCTCAACGACGAAAAAGCGCTGAAGGCGGCCATCACGCCAAAGACCCGGATGATCTACTTCGAAAGCCCGGCCAACCCCAACATGCACTTGGTCGATATCGCGGCCGTCGCGCAGGCGGTGGGCGGTCGCGACATCCACATCGTGGTGGACAATACTTATTGCACGCCCTACCTGCAGCGCCCGCTGGAGCTGGGTGCCGACTTGGTGGTGCACTCGGCCACCAAGTACCTCAGTGGTCATGGCGATATCACCGCGGGTCTGGTGGTCGGGCGCAAGGCGTTGATCGACCGCATCCGCCTGGAGGGCCTCAAGGACATGACCGGTGCGGTGCTCTCGCCTCACGATGCCTCGCTGCTGATGCGTGGCATGAAGACCCTGGCCCTGCGCATGGAGCGCCACTGCAGCAATGCCCAGCAGTTGGCCGAATACCTGGCGCGTCAGCCCCAGGTGGAATTGATTCACTATCCGGGCCTGCCGAGTTTTGCCCAGCATGCGTTGGCCCAGCGGCAGATGCGTCTGCCGGGCGGGATGATCGCGTTCGAACTCAAGGGCGGGATCGAGGCGGGGCGGCGGTTCATGAATGCCCTGCAGCTGTTCAGCCGGGCGGTGAGCCTGGGTGATGCCGAGTCGCTGGCCCAGCACCCGGCGAGCATGACTCACTCGAGCTACACGCCGCAGGAGCGTGCCCACCATGGCATCTCTGAAGGCTTGGTACGGCTGTCGGTGGGGCTGGAGGACATCGATGACCTGATGGCCGATATCGCCCAGGCATTGAAGGCCTGCGCCTGA
- a CDS encoding GlxA family transcriptional regulator, translating into MASLRYSKQLGLGLQPMFEICLVSPDGKPVDSFSNVQVPVDSGLVDADVIILPAFWEDFDNLQQRYPQVLPWLREQHARGAVLCGEASGVFWLAEAGLLDGKEATTYWRFFNSFAERFPNVRLNQDKHLTDADNLYCAGGTTSACDLYIYLIERFCGPNVARAVARDILYEVQRSYTPGRMGFGGQKLHQDLIILQIQHWLEEHFADKFRFEDVARNHGMSIRNFMRRFQSATGDKPLHYLQRLRIETAKGLLSSTRKSIKTISYEVGYDDASFFARLFRQHTELSPNQYRQQFVQEA; encoded by the coding sequence CTGGCCAGCCTGCGCTACAGCAAGCAATTGGGCCTGGGGCTGCAACCGATGTTCGAGATCTGCCTGGTGAGCCCGGACGGCAAGCCTGTGGACAGTTTCAGCAATGTTCAGGTCCCGGTCGACAGCGGTCTGGTCGATGCCGACGTGATCATCCTCCCGGCGTTCTGGGAAGACTTCGACAACCTCCAACAACGCTACCCCCAGGTCCTGCCCTGGCTACGCGAGCAACATGCCCGCGGTGCGGTTCTGTGCGGCGAGGCCAGCGGCGTGTTCTGGCTGGCCGAGGCAGGCCTGCTCGATGGCAAGGAGGCGACCACCTACTGGCGGTTCTTCAACAGCTTCGCCGAGCGCTTCCCCAATGTCCGACTGAACCAGGACAAACACCTGACTGACGCCGACAACCTGTACTGCGCAGGCGGCACCACGTCGGCGTGCGACCTGTACATCTATCTGATCGAGCGTTTCTGTGGTCCCAACGTCGCCCGTGCCGTGGCCCGCGACATCCTCTACGAAGTGCAGCGCAGCTACACTCCCGGGCGCATGGGCTTTGGCGGACAGAAGCTGCACCAGGACCTGATCATCCTGCAGATCCAGCACTGGCTGGAGGAGCACTTCGCCGACAAGTTCCGCTTCGAAGACGTGGCGCGCAATCACGGCATGAGCATCCGCAACTTCATGCGCCGTTTCCAGAGCGCGACAGGTGACAAACCCCTGCACTACCTGCAACGCCTGCGCATCGAGACCGCCAAGGGGCTCTTGTCGAGCACGCGCAAGAGCATCAAGACCATCAGCTATGAAGTGGGCTACGACGACGCCAGCTTCTTTGCCCGGCTGTTCCGCCAACACACCGAACTGTCACCGAACCAGTATCGACAGCAGTTCGTGCAGGAAGCCTGA
- the zapE gene encoding cell division protein ZapE has product MTPLERYQADLKRPDFFHDAAQETAVRHLQRLYDDLLAAQNNKPGVFGKLFGRKEQAPVKGLYFWGGVGRGKTYLVDTFFEALPFKQKMRTHFHRFMKRVHEEMKTLKGEKNPLTIIAKRFSDEAKVICFDEFFVSDITDAMILGTLMEELFKNGVTLVATSNIVPDGLYKDGLQRARFLPAIALIKQNTEVVNVDSGVDYRLRHLEQAELYHFPLDDAAHESLRQSFRALTPECTQAVENDVLVIENREIQAIRTCDDVAWFDFRALCDGPRSQNDYIELGKIFHAVLLSNVEQMGVTTDDIARRFINMVDEFYDRNVKLIISAEVELKDLYTGGRLSFEFQRTLSRLLEMQSHEFLARAHKP; this is encoded by the coding sequence ATGACGCCCCTCGAACGATATCAAGCAGATCTGAAACGTCCCGACTTCTTCCATGATGCGGCGCAGGAAACTGCGGTGCGTCACCTGCAGCGCCTGTACGACGACCTGCTGGCGGCGCAGAACAACAAGCCCGGCGTGTTCGGCAAGCTGTTCGGCAGGAAGGAGCAGGCACCGGTCAAGGGCTTGTATTTCTGGGGTGGCGTGGGTCGCGGCAAGACCTACCTGGTCGACACCTTCTTCGAGGCGCTGCCGTTCAAGCAGAAGATGCGCACGCACTTCCACCGCTTCATGAAGCGTGTGCACGAGGAGATGAAGACCCTCAAGGGTGAGAAGAACCCGCTCACTATCATCGCCAAGCGTTTTTCCGACGAAGCCAAGGTGATTTGCTTCGACGAATTCTTCGTCTCCGACATCACCGATGCGATGATCCTCGGCACCTTGATGGAAGAGCTGTTCAAGAATGGCGTGACCCTGGTGGCGACTTCGAACATTGTCCCCGACGGCCTGTACAAGGATGGCCTGCAGCGTGCGCGCTTCCTGCCGGCCATCGCGCTGATCAAACAGAACACCGAAGTGGTCAACGTCGACAGCGGGGTCGACTATCGCCTGCGTCACCTGGAGCAGGCCGAGCTGTATCACTTCCCGCTCGATGATGCCGCCCACGAGAGCCTGCGCCAGAGCTTCCGCGCCTTGACGCCCGAGTGCACCCAGGCTGTGGAAAACGACGTGCTGGTGATCGAGAACCGCGAAATCCAAGCGATCCGCACGTGCGATGACGTCGCCTGGTTCGACTTCCGCGCCTTGTGCGATGGCCCGCGCAGCCAGAACGATTACATCGAACTGGGCAAGATCTTCCATGCCGTGTTGCTGAGTAATGTCGAGCAGATGGGCGTGACCACAGATGACATCGCCCGACGCTTCATCAACATGGTCGACGAGTTCTACGACCGTAACGTCAAGCTGATCATCTCCGCCGAGGTCGAGCTCAAGGACCTGTATACCGGTGGCCGTCTGAGCTTCGAGTTCCAGCGCACGCTGAGCCGTTTGCTGGAGATGCAGTCCCACGAGTTCCTGGCGCGGGCGCACAAGCCCTAG
- a CDS encoding alpha/beta hydrolase — MLIRETPLFINGPCGQLEALYLDVADARGAVLICHPNPVQGGTMLNKVVSTLQRTARDAGYITLRFNYRGVGQSAGTHDMGAGEVDDAQAAAAWLRAKHPELPLVLMGFSFGGFVAASLAGRLEAADVTLQHLFMIAPAVMRLSEQFPLAQRCPLTVVQPDTDEVVDPQLVYDWSDNLPRPHELLKVAECGHFFHGKLTDLKDLVLPRLSN, encoded by the coding sequence TTGCTTATCCGCGAAACCCCCTTGTTCATCAATGGCCCATGCGGCCAGCTGGAAGCCTTGTACCTGGATGTGGCCGATGCCCGTGGTGCGGTGCTGATCTGCCATCCCAATCCGGTCCAGGGTGGCACCATGCTCAACAAGGTGGTCTCGACCCTGCAGCGTACCGCCCGTGACGCAGGTTACATCACCTTGCGTTTCAACTACCGTGGCGTGGGCCAGAGCGCCGGCACCCATGACATGGGCGCAGGTGAAGTCGACGATGCCCAGGCGGCTGCGGCCTGGCTGCGGGCCAAGCATCCTGAGCTGCCGCTGGTGCTGATGGGCTTCTCCTTCGGTGGATTCGTCGCGGCCAGCCTGGCGGGGCGCCTGGAGGCTGCCGATGTGACGTTGCAGCACCTGTTCATGATCGCCCCGGCGGTGATGCGCCTGAGCGAGCAGTTCCCGCTGGCCCAGCGTTGCCCGTTGACCGTGGTGCAGCCGGACACCGATGAGGTCGTCGATCCCCAACTGGTGTATGACTGGTCCGACAACCTGCCGCGCCCCCATGAGCTGCTGAAAGTGGCAGAATGCGGACACTTTTTCCATGGCAAGCTGACCGATCTGAAGGATCTGGTGCTGCCGCGTCTTTCGAACTGA